The Sesamum indicum cultivar Zhongzhi No. 13 linkage group LG6, S_indicum_v1.0, whole genome shotgun sequence genome has a segment encoding these proteins:
- the LOC105164106 gene encoding glutathione S-transferase T1-like produces the protein MELKLYVDRISQPSRAILIFCKANGIEFEEVKIDLAKKQHHFPEFAEVNPMKQVPAIVHGDFKLFESHAILIYLASAFPGVAHHWYPADVQKRAKIHSVLDWHHSNLRRGSVGYIFNTAVALALGLPANPQAAAEGEELMSASLAKLDSFWLEGDAPFLLGNSKPSIADLALVCEIMQLEFADEEDRERILGPHKRILKWIKDTKNATAPYFDEIHSIMVPIREKLKELKVQASEK, from the exons ATGGAGCTGAAACTGTACGTTGATCGCATTTCCCAGCCTTCACGCGCAATTCTTATCTTCTGCAA GGCAAACGGTATCGAATTTGAGGAGGTGAAGATCGACCTCGCCAAGAAGCAGCACCACTTCCCTGAGTTCGCAG AAGTTAATCCCATGAAACAAGTTCCAGCTATTGTTCATGGTGATTTCAAGCTTTTTGAAAG CCATgctatacttatttatctggCTTCTGCATTTCCTGGAGTTGCTCATCACTG GTATCCAGCTGATGTACAGAAAAGAGCAAAGATCCACTCAGTGCTGGATTGGCACCACTCAAACTTGCGCCGTGGTTCAG ttggttatatttttaataccgCTGTTGCACTAGCACTTGGCCTGCCTGCGAACCCACAAGCAGCAGCTGAAGGGGAAGAACTTATGTCAGCATCTCTTGCAAAGCTCGACTCTTTTTGGCTTGAAGGAGATGCGCCTTTTTTGCTTGGAAATTCAAAGCCTTCCATTGCAGATCTTGCTTTAGTTTGTGAAATCATGCAACTTGAG TTTGCAGATGAGGAGGACCGTGAGCGTATTCTAGGCCCTCACAAGAGAATTTTGAAGTGGATTAAGGACACAAAGAATGCAACTGCACcttattttgatgaaattcacTCGATAATGGTCCCAATCAGAGAGAAGCTTAAGGAACTGAAGGTCCAAGCAAGCGAAAAATGA
- the LOC105164103 gene encoding FT-interacting protein 1 translates to MTVGNLKLGVDIVSAHNLLPKDGQGSSSAFVELYFDGQRYRSTIKEKDLNPVWNETFYFNISDPSILHCLTLDAYIYNHVKATQSRAFLGKVSINGTSFVPYPDAVVLHYPLEKRGIFSRVRGELGLKVYITDDPSIKSSTPVSAAEESQMPSESVQKPISNSAHKTETRHTFYTLPKRNSEQHNHPPEVEVPHHSTKYVADEMKAPEPIPPKLVRMHSTSSAQPVDYALKETSPFLGGGRVVGGRVIRTDRAGAGTYDLVEKMHFLFVRVVKARELPAMDVTGSLDPYVEVRIGNYKGVTKHIEKNQHPVWNVVFAFSRERMQASILEVVVKDKDLVKDDYVGFVRFDLNEVPMRVPPDSPLAPEWYRLEDKKGEKIKGELMLAVWIGTQADEAFPDAWHSDAATPIDSSAAASALIRSKVYHAPRLWYVRCNVVEAQDLIPSEKTRFPDAYVKAQIGNQVMRTKPIQSRNFNPVWNEDLFFVAAEPFEDHLILTVEDRVAPGKDEIIGRVIIPLNMVERRADDRIIHSRWFNLEKPVAVDVDQLKKDKFSSRLHLRVCLDGGYHVLDESTHYSSDLRPTAKQLWKPPIGILELGILNAVGLHPMKTRDGKGTSDTYCVAKYGHKWVRTRTIVDNLFPKYNEQYTWEVFDPATVLTVGVFDNSQLGDKGANGNKDLKIGKVRIRISTLETGRVYTHSYPLLVLHPTGVKKMGEVHLALRFSCTSFANMLYVYSRPLLPKMHYIRPFTVMQLDMLRHQAVNIVATRLGRAEPPLRKEVVEYMSDVDSHLWSMRRSKANFFRLMSVFTGLFAVGKWFGDICMWKNPVTTVLVHVLYLMLVSFPELILPTIFLYMFLIGVWNFRYRPRYPPHMNTKISQAEAVHPDELDEEFDTFPTSRNPDLVRMRYDRLRSVAGRIQTVVGDIATQGERVHSLLSWRDPRATAIFVTFCLVAALVLYVTPFQVIAALAGIFMMRHPRFRYRVPSVPVNFFRRLPARTDSML, encoded by the coding sequence ATGACTGTAGGAAACCTAAAGCTTGGGGTGGATATTGTAAGTGCTCATAACCTTTTGCCCAAAGATGGGCAGGGTTCATCTAGTGCTTTTGTGGAGCTTTATTTTGATGGTCAGAGGTACCGCTCCACAATCAAAGAGAAGGATCTTAATCCCGTGTGGAATGAGACCTTTTACTTCAACATATCCGATCCTTCAATCCTTCACTGTCTAACTCTTGATGCTTACATCTATAATCATGTCAAAGCAACTCAATCTAGAGCTTTCCTCGGAAAAGTTAGCATCAATGGAACTTCCTTCGTACCCTACCCGGATGCAGTCGTCCTGCACTATCCTTTGGAGAAGCGTGGTATTTTCTCGCGTGTTCGGGGAGAACTTGGCCTCAAGGTTTATATCACAGATGATCCATCTATAAAGTCATCAACCCCTGTTTCTGCAGCCGAGGAATCTCAAATGCCCTCGGAGTCAGTTCAAAAACCAATCTCAAACTCAGCTCATAAAACAGAGACTAGGCATACATTCTACACTCTCCCAAAACGTAATTCTGAACAGCATAATCACCCTCCAGAAGTTGAAGTACCTCATCATTCGACTAAATATGTGGCCGACGAGATGAAGGCTCCTGAACCAATACCTCCAAAGCTTGTCCGGATGCACTCGACATCATCAGCACAACCAGTTGATTATGCACTTAAGGAGACTAGTCCTTTCCTTGGTGGGGGACGGGTTGTTGGTGGACGTGTTATACGAACTGACAGGGCAGGTGCAGGCACCTATGATCTTGTTGAGAAAATGCACTTCCTGTTTGTTAGAGTTGTCAAGGCTCGTGAACTCCCTGCCATGGATGTCACTGGGAGTCTAGATCCTTATGTAGAGGTGAGAATTGGAAACTATAAAGGAGTTACAAAGCACATCGAGAAGAACCAGCATCCAGTGTGGAATGTAGTTTTTGCCTTCTCAAGAGAGCGGATGCAAGCATCTATACTAGAAGTCGTTGTTAAGGACAAAGATCTTGTGAAAGATGATTATGTTGGTTTTGTCAGATTTGACCTCAATGAGGTTCCAATGCGTGTTCCACCTGATAGCCCCCTGGCCCCAGAATGGTACCGTCTCGAAGATAAGAAGGGCGAGAAGATAAAGGGTGAGCTGATGCTTGCAGTCTGGATTGGCACTCAAGCAGATGAGGCTTTTCCTGATGCATGGCACTCTGATGCAGCTACACCTATTGACAGCTCAGCAGCTGCTTCTGCTCTTATACGCTCTAAAGTTTATCATGCACCACGTTTATGGTACGTCCGTTGTAATGTTGTTGAAGCCCAGGACTTAATTCCATCAGAGAAGACTCGGTTCCCTGATGCTTATGTGAAGGCACAAATAGGAAACCAAGTCATGAGGACAAAACCAATTCAGTCTCGGAACTTTAACCCTGTGTGGAATGaggatttgttttttgttgctGCCGAACCTTTTGAAGACCATCTCATTCTTACAGTTGAGGATCGAGTGGCTCCTGGAAAAGATGAAATAATCGGGAGGGTTATTATTCCACTAAACATGGTAGAAAGGCGTGCTGATGATCGCATAATTCATTCTCGTTGGTTTAACTTGGAAAAGCCAGTTGCTGTAGATGTTGATCAAttaaagaaagataaattCTCTAGCAGGCTTCACCTACGAGTCTGCTTAGACGGAGGCTACCATGTTCTAGACGAATCAACTCATTATAGCAGTGACCTCCGCCCCACAGCAAAACAGCTTTGGAAACCACCAATTGGTATTTTGGAACTTGGCATCTTAAATGCTGTGGGACTTCACCCCATGAAAACACGTGATGGAAAGGGCACATCAGATACATATTGTGTGGCTAAATATGGTCACAAATGGGTCCGAACTCGTACAATTGTAGACAATTTGTTCCCCAAGTACAATGAGCAGTACACATGGGAGGTCTTTGATCCTGCAACCGTACTCACAGTTGGTGTTTTTGACAACAGCCAACTAGGTGACAAGGGAGCAAATGGGAACAAGGACCTAAAGATTGGCAAGGTACGGATTCGAATATCTACACTTGAAACAGGCCGAGTCTACACACATTCTTATCCACTGCTGGTTCTCCATCCTACTGGTGTTAAGAAGATGGGGGAAGTTCATTTGGCACTGCGATTTTCATGCACTTCTTTTGCTAACATGCTCTATGTATACTCACGACCTCTGTTGCCAAAGATGCACTACATTAGGCCTTTTACTGTGATGCAATTGGACATGCTAAGGCATCAGGCCGTCAACATAGTGGCCACAAGGCTGGGCCGGGCAGAACCCCCTCTTAGGAAGGAGGTTGTGGAATATATGTCCGACGTGGACTCGCACCTTTGGAGCATGCGCAGAAGCAAGGCCAACTTTTTCCGCCTGATGTCAGTTTTCACTGGATTGTTTGCTGTTGGGAAATGGTTTGGAGATATCTGCATGTGGAAAAACCCCGTCACTACAGTGCTCGTGCATGTGTTGTACCTTATGCTTGTTTCCTTCCCAGAACTGATTCTACCAACAATTTTCCTTTACATGTTTCTGATAGGAGTCTGGAATTTCCGATACCGACCAAGGTATCCTCCTCACATGAACACAAAGATCTCACAGGCAGAGGCAGTACATCCTGATGAACTCGACGAAGAATTTGACACATTCCCGACAAGCCGTAATCCAGATTTGGTTAGAATGAGGTATGATCGGCTGAGGAGCGTGGCAGGTCGAATCCAGACTGTTGTGGGCGATATTGCAACCCAAGGTGAACGTGTCCATTCGCTGTTAAGCTGGAGAGATCCGCGTGCCACTGCCATTTTCGTGACTTTCTGCCTCGTTGCAGCTCTAGTGTTGTATGTCACACCATTCCAGGTAATCGCTGCTTTGGCTGGTATATTCATGATGAGGCATCCAAGATTCCGCTATCGTGTGCCATCAGTGCCTGTCAACTTCTTCCGCCGTCTTCCTGCTAGGACAGACAGTATGTTGTAG
- the LOC105164105 gene encoding probable copper-transporting ATPase HMA5: MAGKLHGYHPHKGITVSSSDEEKCIQDSEAKALFSVTGMTCSACSAAVEKAVKRLPGIKEAAVDVLNHRAQVVFCPAFANEEIIRKAIEDAGFQARLITEEINERYTQVCQIRIQGLNCISCSMTLEYYLSAMHGVQKALVALPSEQLEVHYDPKILTYDQILEYIEDVGFEGTLISNGEEDRCKVRLQVDGLQTDGSMTMIESSLRALPGVQEIHFEPELKKLSISYEPDLTGPRDFIKTIQASGLGNTKAVIFPERRGREANREEEIKQYYKSFLWSLVFTVPVFLISMVFMYIPVINHGLDIKVVNMLTIGEILRWVLTTPVQFIIGRRFYIGAYKALRRGSANMDVLIALGTNAAYFYSVYSVLRAATSPSFESTDFFETSSMLISFILLGKYLEVLAKGKTSEAIEKLMDLSPETATLLTIDREGNVLKEEEIDSQLIQKNDVMKILPGGKLPCDGFVTWGQSHVNESMITGESRPVAKTKGDTVIGGTLNSNGVLHVKATKVGSESALSQILRLVESAQMAKAPVQKFADLVSKFFVPLVIVLSISTWFAWFSAGKLNGYPKTWIPSSMDSFELALQFGISVMVIACPCALGLATPTAVMVGTGVGASQGVLIKGGQALESTHKVNCIVFDKTGTLTMGQPVVVGSRILKDISLQEFNSLVAAAEVNSEHPLAKAIIEYAEKSRQDEENPVWPEARDFESITGHGVKAVVQGKEVLVGNKSLMLDHNVDVPLDAEEMLAETEGFAQTGILVSIDRELHGIFAVSDPLKPGAKEVISILKSMKINSIIVTGDNQGTADAIAKEVGIYNVIAEAKPEHKAEKVKELQAAGNVVAMVGDGINDSPALVAADVGMAIGAGTDIAIEAADIVLMKSNLEDVITAIDLSRKTFFRIRLNYLWALGYNTLSIPLAAGALFPSTGFRLPPWVAGGAMAASSVSVVCSSLLLKNYKRPTVLDALEIKRKNRVDF; the protein is encoded by the exons ATGGCGGGAAAGCTGCACGGATACCATCCTCATAAAGGCATCACCGTGTCGTCGTCGGATGAAGAGAAATGCATCCAAGACTCGGAAGCAAAGGCCCTCTTCTCCGTCACCGGAATGACGTGCTCCGCCTGCTCCGCCGCCGTCGAGAAGGCTGTCAAGCGCCTCCCCGGAATCAAGGAGGCGGCGGTCGATGTCCTCAACCACCGCGCGCAAGTCGTCTTCTGTCCCGCTTTTGCCAAT GAGGAAATTATCCGCAAGGCAATTGAGGATGCGGGGTTTCAAGCCAGACTGATAACAGAAGAGATAAATGAGAGATACACGCAAGTGTGCCAAATTCGTATACAAGGACTGAACTGCATTTCTTGTTCCATGACTCTGGAATACTATTTATCGGCTATGCATGGAGTACAAAAAGCACTTGTTGCATTGCCTAGTGAACAACTCGAAGTCCACTATGACCCGAAAATCTTGACCTATGATCAGATTCTGGAATACATTGAAGACGTTGGGTTTGAGGGCACACTCATCAGCAATGGGGAAGAAGACCGGTGCAAAGTACGCCTCCAGGTTGATGGACTACAAACGGATGGTTCAATGACAATGATCGAGAGTTCTCTTAGAGCATTGCCGGGAGTTCAAGAAATACACTTTGAGCCAGAGCTGAAGAAACTGTCGATTTCCTATGAACCAGACTTGACGGGGCCAAGAGATTTCATCAAGACTATTCAGGCCTCTGGATTGGGGAACACCAAGGCTGTCATATTTCCcgaaagaagaggaagagaagCTAACAGAGAGGAAGAAATCAAACAATACTATAAATCTTTTCTGTGGAGTCTTGTCTTTACCGTTcctgttttcttgatttccatGGTGTTTATGTATATCCCTGTTATCAATCATGGGCTGGACATCAAGGTAGTTAACATGCTTACTATTGGGGAGATTTTGAGGTGGGTGTTGACAACACCAGTTCAGTTCATTATCGGGCGACGATTCTATATCGGTGCTTATAAGGCACTGCGCCGTGGATCGGCAAATATGGATGTCTTGATTGCACTGGGAACAAATGCTGCTTATTTTTATTCGGTGTATTCAGTTCTGAGAGCTGCAACTTCTCCGAGTTTTGAGTCTACTGATTTTTTTGAGACCAGCTCAATGCtcatttctttcatactaCTGGGAAAGTACCTGGAGGTTTTGGCCAAGGGGAAGACTTCTGAAGCCATAGAGAAGCTCATGGACTTGTCTCCTGAGACAGCTACTCTGTTAACCATAGACAGGGAAGGAAATGTGTTGAAGGAGGAAGAAATAGACAGCCAATTAATACAAAAGAATGATGTGATGAAGATTTTACCTGGTGgaaaactaccatgtgatggATTTGTTACATGGGGCCAAAGTCATGTAAATGAGAGCATGATTACTGGAGAATCCAGGCCGGTTGCAAAAACGAAGGGTGACACAGTGATCGGCGGAACCCTGAATTCAAACGGAGTGCTGCATGTTAAGGCAACAAAGGTTGGATCAGAGAGTGCTCTTTCGCAAATCCTTAGACTAGTTGAATCAGCACAAATGGCGAAGGCTCCTGTTCAGAAATTTGCTGATCTTGTGTCAAAATTCTTTGTTCCACTG GTTATAGTTCTTTCGATCTCCACTTGGTTTGCCTGGTTTTCTGCTGGAAAATTGAATGGATATCCTAAAACCTGGATTCCTTCTTCTATGGATAGTTTTGAGCTTGCTCTTCAGTTTGGCATATCAGTCATGGTCATAGCCTGTCCATGCGCACTTGGCCTGGCTACTCCAACAGCTGTTATGGTTGGTACTGGAGTTGGTGCTTCTCAAGGTGTGCTGATCAAAGGTGGCCAGGCATTAGAAAGCACTCATAAG GTGAACTGCATAGTCTTCGACAAGACGGGCACTCTCACAATGGGGCAGCCAGTGGTGGTCGGCAGCAGGATCTTGAAAGACATTAGtcttcaagaatttaattCCCTGGTTGCTGCTGCCGAG GTGAACAGCGAACATCCATTGGCCAAGGCAATCATTGAGTATGCTGAAAAGTCTAGGCAAGATGAAGAGAACCCTGTTTGGCCAGAAGCCCGTGACTTCGAATCCATAACTGGTCATGGTGTGAAGGCAGTTGTCCAAGGCAAAGAAGTCCTTGTGGGAAACAAGAGTTTGATGTTGGATCACAATGTAGATGTTCCACTGGATGCTGAAGAGATGCTAGCAGAAACCGAAGGGTTCGCTCAAACTGGAATTCTTGTGTCTATTGACAGGGAGCTGCATGGAATTTTTGCTGTATCTGATCCATTAAAGCCTGGGGCTAAAGAAGTCATCTCCATTCTAAAATCTATGAAAATCAATAGTATAATAGTGACAGGTGACAACCAGGGAACTGCAGATGCGATTGCCAAAGAGGTCGGCATATATAATGTCATTGCAGAGGCTAAGCCTGAGCACAAAGCAGAGAAAGTGAAGGAACTACAG GCTGCAGGGAACGTTGTGGCTATGGTGGGAGATGGGATTAATGACTCGCCAGCACTCGTTGCAGCAGACGTTGGGATGGCAATTGGTGCAGGCACAGACATTGCGATTGAGGCAGCTGACATTGTTCTGATGAAGAGCAATTTGGAGGATGTCATAACTGCCATAGACCTCTCTCGGAAAACCTTTTTCAGAATCCGACTTAACTATCTCTGGGCATTAGGGTACAACACCCTTAGCATCCCCCTTGCTGCAGGGGCACTTTTCCCGTCCACTGGATTTCGGTTGCCACCATGGGTTGCCGGAGGAGCCATGGCTGCCTCTTCAGTCAGTGTTGTCTGCAGCTCTCTTTTACTGAAGAATTACAAGAGACCTACGGTGCTGGATGCTCTAGagataaagaggaaaaaccgAGTAGATTTCTAA
- the LOC105164102 gene encoding xyloglucan-specific galacturonosyltransferase 1: MAVSVSRKKPRWSKKTQANELGFFYSFLARILLKLPAAVFLLVFIYIWSSSTTVISGSVVHLCVSSRKLSNLYCLSAGTQPGFQIPVSLVNQSSSTVNTGAKEVADFDVKSLVPTLSDSSSFRNEGGNGEETSDSDNESSVVAVNDSSDNGGDAKMFEDAFREVEQLLQVHRSWISDSSNSTCEGRGIYVYDLPTKFNKDLLAQCGDMIPWENFCRFLSNDALGEPIHKLGRGWHHTHQYSLEPIFHARVLKHPCRVYDQNAARLFYVPYYGGLDILRWHFKNVSDDVKDSLALDLVRWLESQGPWYRNLGKDHVFVLGKISWDFRRNDKSSWGTRLLELSEMQNPVKLLIERQPWHANDIGIPHPTYFHPQTDDDIVTWQLKAIKSKRRSLVSFAGAARPGSSDSIRSVLIEQCLSTSNDCKFLNCTSGQCDRPESIVELFLESEFCLQPTGDSPTRKSVFDSLVSGCIPVLFDPFTAYYQYPWHFPASHDKYSVFIDKEEVRKKSVDVVERLMKIPDRERENMRRYIVYELLPGLVYGDLNSKFDKFQDAFSISINNLLARVGRLNDV, encoded by the coding sequence ATGGCTGTCTCTGTATCCAGGAAGAAACCAAGATGGTCCAAAAAAACACAGGCTAATGAGCTTGGtttcttttattcatttcttGCAAGAATTCTACTCAAACTGCCTGCAGCAGTTTTTCTCTTAGTTTTCATCTACATATGGTCTTCTTCTACCACTGTTATTTCTGGTAGCGTTGTGCACCTCTGTGTATCGTCTAGGAAGCTCAGCAATCTCTATTGCCTTTCTGCTGGTACTCAACCCGGTTTTCAAATCCCGGTTTCACTAGTCAACCAAAGTTCTTCCACAGTTAATACTGGTGCAAAAGAAGTTGCTGATTTTGATGTCAAGAGTTTGGTTCCTACTCTCAGTGACAGTTCCAGTTTCAGAAATGAAGGTGGAAACGGTGAAGAAACTAGTGATTCTGACAATGAAAGTTCGGTTGTTGCTGTCAATGACAGCAGTGACAACGGTGGTGATGCGAAAATGTTTGAGGACGCTTTCAGGGAAGTCGAACAGCTGCTACAAGTGCATCGTTCCTGGATATCAGATTCAAGTAATTCAACATGTGAAGGAAGAGGGATTTATGTCTATGACCTACCAACGAAATTCAACAAAGACTTGCTAGCCCAGTGTGGAGATATGATCCCCTGGGAGAATTTCTGCAGATTTCTCAGCAATGACGCGTTGGGGGAGCCGATACACAAGCTAGGCAGAGGCTGGCACCATACTCATCAGTACTCGTTGGAGCCCATTTTCCATGCGCGGGTTTTAAAGCATCCATGCAGAGTTTACGATCAGAACGCAGCCAGGCTATTCTATGTGCCCTACTATGGCGGGCTTGACATCTTGAGATGGCACTTCAAGAATGTCTCGGACGATGTAAAGGATTCCTTGGCGCTAGACCTTGTAAGGTGGCTTGAATCACAGGGTCCATGGTACAGGAACTTAGGCAAGGATCATGTCTTTGTTCTTGGGAAGATTTCTTGGGATTTCAGAAGAAACGACAAGTCTTCATGGGGTACTAGATTGCTAGAGCTTTCTGAGATGCAAAATCCTGTCAAGCTCTTGATAGAACGACAACCATGGCACGCCAACGACATCGGGATACCTCATCCAACGTACTTCCACCCTCAGACAGATGATGATATAGTCACATGGCAGCTAAAAGCCATTAAATCAAAGAGGAGAAGCCTGGTGAGCTTTGCTGGTGCAGCAAGGCCTGGTTCGTCCGACAGCATTCGGTCGGTACTAATCGAGCAGTGCCTGTCAACGAGCAATGACTGCAAGTTTCTGAATTGCACATCAGGACAATGTGATCGACCCGAGTCGATTGTAGAGCTCTTCTTGGAGTCTGAGTTCTGCTTACAGCCTACAGGAGACAGTCCAACAAGAAAATCGGTTTTCGACTCACTTGTTTCTGGCTGCATCCCTGTGCTGTTTGATCCCTTTACAGCTTATTATCAGTATCCATGGCATTTTCCGGCCTCCCATGATAAATACTCTGTTTTCATCGACAAAGAAGAGGTGAGAAAGAAGAGTGTTGATGTTGTAGAAAGGCTCATGAAAATCCCCGACAGGGAAAGGGAGAATATGAGGAGATATATAGTTTATGAACTGCTGCCTGGACTGGTTTATGGAGATCTCAACTCAAAATTCGACAAGTTTCAAGATGCATTTTCAATAAGCATCAACAATCTGCTTGCCAGAGTCGGCAGGTTGAATGATGTATAA